One stretch of Columba livia isolate bColLiv1 breed racing homer chromosome 29, bColLiv1.pat.W.v2, whole genome shotgun sequence DNA includes these proteins:
- the ITGA5 gene encoding integrin alpha-5: MAPAPPRRPRARPLPPVLLPVLLPVLLPVAAFNLEASRPVAFRGAPGSLFGFALDFYLPEPRSVSILVGAPKANTSQPNVTQGGAVYHCPWPPTGDCTPIDFDHIGTRTHDFGGNSTETPDPVEFKSLQWFGATVRAHNGSILACAPLYSWSPPKEDGGGQEPVGTCFLSIGNFSKFVEYAPCRSDLNSAAGQGYCQGGFSAEFTQTGRVLLGGPGSYFWQGQVMSATQEQIAASSYPEYFIQEVAGQLQTRQAAPTHDDSYMGYSVAVGEFSGDTTQDFVAGVPKGNLTYGYVTILNGTNMRSLYNFSGEQMAAYFGYAVAATDVNNDGLTDLLVGAPLFMARSGGGRVQEVGRVYLYLQRGGDTPPPDPPGMAPAPTMELTGTQEFGRFGSAIAPLGDIDLDGFNDVAVGAPLGVEGQQGAVYIYRGGATGLHPEPAQQLRGHWGPRRHPDFFGAALRGDTDLDGNGYPDLLVGAFGEDTAVVYRGRPIVHASAALSVFPTMFNPEERGCVLEATGHHVPCINVSFCLNASGRHLPSSIGFSVELSVDTAKPGGGRRALFLRGGQPTRTLTLPVPNVPNVPNGAGTRCRTLPVFLRNESEFRDKLSPIAVGLSFALDPHAPPDAHGLHPVLAAQTRTRLEAKAHIQLDCGEDNICVPDLQLEASADRRAVYLGDRNSLNLTFNARNQGEGGAYEAELHVRPPPNAQYTGVLHPHGNFSALSCELGGGNGSSPLICDLGNPMKAGASIWGGLRFTIPQLSDSSKSVRFELQIRSKNANNSQSAVVPVPLEVRAATRLSVFGVSRPDVVTIPEGVWASERPPQRLQDLGPPVEHVYEVVNEGPSAISHGTLELSCPLSHRGHPLLYVIGHSGPRNCSASHPMDSLRLAEQSPESHVLQRRDTGDTVTRDTRDTRDTWGSVPPTAPHTLGCPEAECFRLSCPMGGLDKQQRVTLRLDLRLRAPPPRQAQARAQSLRCEAEFRVLRLPYRVRPQHYPRQRLQVVTGLQWAQGDPTGVPVWVVVLSVLLGLLLLALLCYGLYKLGFFKRSGPYGTAMEKAQLKPQAASEA; this comes from the exons AtggccccggcccccccgcgccgcccccggGCCCGGCCGCTGCCGCCGGTGCTGCTGCCGGTGCTGCTGCCGGTGCTGCTGCCGGTCGCTGCGTTCAACCTGGAGGCGTCGCGGCCCGTCGCCTTCCGCGGGGCCCCCGGGTCCCTCTTCGGCTTCGCGTTGGACTTTTACCTGCCCGAACCCCGCAG CGTCAGCATCCTGGTGGGTGCCCCCAAGGCCAACACGAGCCAGCCCAATGTCACCCAGGGGGGGGCCGTGTACCACTGCCCCTGGCCCCCCACTGGCGACTGCACCCCCATCGACTTCGACCACATCG GGACCCGCACCCACGACTTTGGGGGTAACAGCACCGAGACCCCCGACCCCGTGGAGTTCAAGTCCCTGCAGTGGTTCGGGGCCACCGTGCGGGCGCATAACGGCTCCATCCTG GCCTGTGCCCCCCTGTACAGCTGGAGCCCCCCCAAGGAGGACGGGGGGGGCCAGGAGCCGGTGGGCACCTGTTTCCTCTCCATTGGCAACTTCTCCAAGTTCGTGGAATACGCGCCTTGTCGTTCAG ACCTGAACTCTGCAGCCGGGCAGGGATATTGCCAGGGGGGGTTCAGCGCCGAGTTCACCCAG ACGGGACGGGTGCTCCTGGGGGGGCCCGGCAGCTACTTCTGGCAAG GGCAGGTGATGTCGGCCACGCAGGAGCAGATCGCGGCCTCCAGCTACCCCGAGTATTTCATCCAGGAGGTGGCCGGGCAGCTGCAGACGCGCCAGGCGGCCCCCACGCACGATGACAGCTACATGG GCTACTCAGTGGCAGTTGGTGAGTTCAGCGGGGACACGACACAAG ACTTCGTGGCTGGTGTCCCCAAGGGCAACCTCACCTATGGCTAC gtcaCCATCCTCAATGGCACCAACATGAGATCTCTCTACAACTTCTCGGGAGAGCAG ATGGCAGCATATTTCGGCTACGCGGTGGCAGCCACTGATGTGAACAACGATGG gcTGACGGACTTGCTGGTGGGGGCCCCCCTGTTCATGGCGCGCAGCGGGGGGGGCCGGGTGCAGGAGGTGGGCAGGGTGTACCTGTACCTGCAgcgggggggggacaccccaccCCCCGACCCCCCCGGCATGGCCCCCGCCCCCACCATGGAGCTCacggggacccaggagttcgggcgTTTCGGCAGCGCCATCGCCCCCCTGGGTGACATTGACCTTGACGGGTTCAacg ATGTGGCGGTGGGGGCCCCCCTGGGCGTGGAGGGCCAGCAGGGGGCAGTTTACATCTACCGCGGGGGGGCCACGGGGCTGCACCCAGAACCTGCCCAGCAGCTGCGGGGACACTGGGGCCCCCGGCGTCACCCCGACTTCTTCGGAGCCGCCCTGCGCGGGGACACCGACCTGGACGGCAACGGCTACCCGG ATCTCCTGGTGGGCGCATTCGGGGAGGACACGGCCGTGGTGTATAG gggtcGCCCCATCGTCCACGCCAGCGCCGCGCTCAGCGTCTTCCCCACCATGTTCAACCCTGAGGAACGCGGCTGCGTCCTGGAAGCCACCGGCCACCACGTCCCCTG CATCAACGTCAGCTTCTGCCTCAACGCCTCGGGGCGTCACCTCCCGAGCTCCATCG gTTTTTCAGTGGAGCTGAGTGTGGACACGGCCAAGCccgggggggggcggcgggcgctgtTCCTGCGGGGGGGGCAGCCCACCCGCACCCTCACCCTGCccgtccccaacgtccccaacgtccccaacGGCGCTGGCACCCGTTGCCGCACGCTGCCCGTGTTCCTGCGG AACGAGTCGGAGTTCAGGGACAAGCTGTCGCCCATTGCCGTGGGGCTGAGCTTCGCCCTGGACCCCCATGCGCCCCCCGACGCCCACGGGCTGCACCCGGTGCTGGCGGCGCAGACCCGCACCCGCCTGGAGGCCAAG gctcACATCCAGCTGGACTGCGGGGAGGACAACATCTGCGTGCCCGACCTGCAGCTGGAGGCGTCTGC GGACCGTCGCGCCGTGTACCTGGGGGACCGCAACAGCTTGAACTTGACCTTCAATGCCCGCAACCAGGGCGAGGGGGGGGCATACGAGGCCGAGCTGCACGTGCGGCCCCCCCCAAACGCGCAGTACACGGGGGTGCTGCACCCGCACGGG AACTTCTCAGCACTGAGCTGTGAGCTGGGGGGGGGCAACGGCTCCAGCCCCCTCATCTGCGACCTGGGCAACCCCATGAAGGCGGGGGCCAGT ATCTGGGGGGGGCTGCGTTTCACCATCCCCCAGCTGAGTGACAGCAGCAAGAGCGTCCGGTTCGAGCTGCAGATCCGCAG CAAGAACGCCAACAACTCGCAGAGCGCGGTGGTGCCGGTGCCGCTGGAGGTGCGCGCGGCCACGCGCCTCTCGGTCTTCGG GGTGTCCCGGCCTGACGTTGTCACCATCCCCGAGGGGGTGTGGGCATCTGAGCGGCCACCGCAGCGGCTGCAGGACCTGGGGCCACCCGTGGAGCACGTCTATGAg GTGGTGAACGAGGGTCCCAGCGCCATCAGCCATGGGACCCTGGAGCTGAGCTGTCCCCTGAGCCACCGTGGCCACCCGCTGCTCTACGTCATCGGCCACTCGGGTCCCCGCAACTGCTCCGCCAGCCACCCCATGGACAGCCTGCGCCTGgcg GAGCAGAGCCCGGAGTCCCACGTCCTGCAGcgcagggacacaggggacaccgTCACGAGGGACACGAGGGACACGAGGGACACATGGGGCAGTGtcccccccacagccccccacaCCCTG gggtGCCCCGAGGCCGAGTGTTTCCGGCTGAGCTGCCCCATGGGGGGGCTGGACAAGCAGCAGCGGGTGACCCTGCGCCTGGACCTGCGCCTgcgcgccccccccccccgccag GCGCAGGCGCGGGCGCAGTCCCTGCGCTGCGAGGCCGAGTTCCGGGTGCTGCGGCTGCCGTACCGAGTGCGTCCCCAGCACTACCCCCGGCAGCGGCTGCAg GTGGTGACGGGGCTGCAGTGGGCGCAGGGTGACCCCACCGGTGTCCCCGTGTGGGTCGTGGTGCTGtcggtgctgctggggctgctgctgctggccctgctgtgctATGGACTCTATAAG ctCGGCTTCTTCAAGCGCTCGGGCCCCTACGGCACCGCCATGGAGAAGGCGCAGCTGAAGCCACAGGCGGCCTCCGAGGCCTGA
- the GTSF1 gene encoding gametocyte-specific factor 1, giving the protein MDPEQLVQCPYDKSHQIRAARLPYHLVKCEKNNPGVARRLATCPFNARHRVPHATFQHHIASCPDKRQLDLPLGTDPPLSSTTVHNETPKAWQGLPCQEDWEAELQDLEEQPPFILRAGANNLLLPSDSSAPAALTKQSHDEEAAGHRAHEGQVTVAAGQGRCLTLPQDLGVHGARGAVPLRPLLGGVVPPTRFK; this is encoded by the exons ATGGACCCCGAGCAGCTCGTCCAGTGCCCCTATGATAAAAGCCACCAGATAAGGGCGGCCAGGCTGCCGTACCACCTGGTGAAGTGCGAGAAG AACAACCCGGGGGTGGCCCGCAGACTGGCCACCTGCCCCTTCAACGCCAGGCACAGGGTGCCCCACGCCACCTTCCAGCACCACATCGCCTCCTGCCCCGACAAGCGCCAGCTCGACCTCCCCCTCG GGACGGACCCACCGCTCAGCAGCACAACAGTGCACAATGAGACCCCCAAAGCTTGGCAGGGACTCCCGTGCCAGGAGGACTGGGAGGCTG agctgcaggaccTGGAGGAGCAGCCGCCGTTCATCCTCAGAGCCGGGGCGAACAACCTGCTGCTCCCATCCGACAG ctctgccccagcagcacTCACAAAGCAAAGCCATGATGAGGAAGCCGCAGGACACAGGGCACACGAGGGACAAGTGACAGTGGCAGCGGGACAAGGACGGTGCCTGACGCTGCCCCAGGATTTGGGGGTCCACGGTGCCAGGGGGGCTGTGCCCCTTCGGCCGCTGCTGGGGGGTGTAGTCCCCCCCACGCgttttaaatag
- the NCKAP1L gene encoding nck-associated protein 1-like isoform X2: MSLPSIYQNKFAEKLTILNERGRGVLVRIYNIKKSCSDPKTRPPFLSDKAMEPSLKFISKKFPHLDVRSSTQHLGPVHKDRGDIARALGPFYHTFLDVLEFRDHVYELLNTIDANQCYFDININYDFTKGYLDLVVTYVSLVLLLARTEDRRLLIGLYHCAHEMSHGASDPSFARLGQMVLEYDHPLKKLPEEFAPHTKAVTSALLSLHFLFARRNQSAEQWRSDQLLSLLGAAGTMLSPASSDTVACEYLSLEVMERWILLGFLVCPGALASSPQCLELWRLALQGSLYVTLLRDEAIQVHKVTEELLGGLKGYGKRVADLKECKEHAVAHSGSLHRGRRSFLRGALRELAALLEDQPGLLGPKALFVFMALSFCRDELTWLLRHAEHVTKTKTPEDFTDSCVAELLFLTEQLRELVRRRVGVLRRYHVPYLARFDALLLSDVIQNLSVCPEEESVILSAFVSSLSALAGKEADDKEQFDFTALRLDWFRLQAYTSVAKASLPLGSNPDVGRVMNLIVFHTKLLDSLEELLAETSDLSDLCFYPRPVEKMFVATLEEPSMLRYSIAFPLLCGHFSRCLHPMCPEEYPHLKATALGLCNRFLEEMARQTSACIMDACAEQHNLSEQLLPKHCASTISKARGKKTPKPPAKKGEPERDKPGTESQRRDRTLTTNMDKLHLVLAELSLSLNHVPNFTVFEHTVTPAEYLSSHLETRLAKAIVAMAGYSQATQEVARPSEVLVGLSAYVTFIQSLGHLVALDTGRLIRGVLLQQTQPRDAAGDQTLTTIYTNWYLEALLRQASTGAIVLAPATQAFVTVSREGEPPFSADEFSDVTEMRALAELLGPYGMKFLSDNLMWHVGSQVTELKLVNENMDTLVQLRSSSGQPEQMAALLPRLTSAENVLKRMTIIGEILSFRAMAQQGLREVFSHHCPFLMGPIECLTDVVTPDTDIQVTLSIFEVASAAGIPCEVDPALVTVLAGSKTEGSSPEEDYKVACLLLVFVAVSLPLLAADPASLYNTELDGYANNIHCLAKAIVHVSAALFTVHNKNIETHLKEFLVLASARLLQLGQDPDKLRARNRDSVSLLLQLMVAESSFLTLDMLESCFPYVLLRNAYREVCRENLLARAPPH, from the exons ATGTCGCTGCCCTCCATCTACCAGAACAAGTTTGCCGAGAAGCTGACGATCCTCAATGAGCGGGGACGGGGCGTCCTTGTCCGCATCTACAACATCAAGAAG agctgctcgGACCCCAAGACTCGGCCACCCTTCCTGAGTGACAAGGCCATGGAGCCGTCCCTCAAGTTCATCAGCAAGAAGTTTCCCCACCTGGACGTGCGGAGCAGCACA caacACCTGGGGCCGGTGCACAAGGACAGAGGGGACATCGCCCGGGCGCTGGGACCCTTTTATCACACCTTCCTGGACGTCCTGGAGTTCAGG gACCACGTCTATGAGCTGCTGAACACCATCGATGCCAACCAGTGCTACTTCGACATT aaCATCAACTACGACTTCACCAAGGGCTACCTGGACCTGGTTGTCACCTACgtgtcccttgtcctgctgctggccCGCACCGAGGACCGCCGGCTCCTCATCGGCTTGTACCACTGCGCCCACGAGATGAGCCACGGTGCCAG TGACCCCAGCTTCGCCCGCCTGGGACAGATGGTTCTAGAGTACGATCACCCCCTCAAGAAGCTGCCAGAGGAATTTGCGCCACACACCAAG gCTGTCACCAGtgccctcctgtccctgcatttCCTCTTTGCACGGCGGAACCAGAGCGCGGAGCAATGGCGCAGCGACCAGCTGCTCAGCCTGCTCGGTGCCGCCGGCACCATGCTCAGCCCCGCCAGCTCCGACACC gtggcCTGTGAGTACCTGTCGCTGGAGGTGATGGAGCGTTGGATCCTCT TGGGGTTCCTGGTGTGCCCCGGGGCGCTGGCCTCGTCCCCGCAGTGCCTGGAGCTGTGGCGGCTGGCGCTGCAGGGCTCGCTCTATGTCACCCTGCTCCGCGACGAGGCCATCCAGGTCCATAAGGTCACCGAGGAGCTGCTTGGTGGCCTCAAAGG GTATGGGAAGCGGGTGGCCGATCTCAAGGAGTGCAAGGAACACGCCGTGGCTCACAG CGGGTCCCTGCACCGGGGCCGGCGCTCGTTCCTGCGGGGGGCCCTGCGGGAGCTGGCGGCTCTGCTGGAGGATCAGCCCGGGCTGCTGGGGCCCAAG GCGCTCTTTGTCTTCATGGCACTTTCCTTCTGCCGCGACGAGCTCACCTGGCTGCTGCGCCACGCCGAGCACGTCACCAAGACCAAAACACCCGAGGACTTCACCGACAG CTGCGTGGCCGAGCTCCTCTTCCTCACGGAGCAGCTGCGGGAGCTGGTGCGGCGGCGGGTTGGGGTCCTGCGGCGATACCACGTCCCCTACCTGGCTCGTTTCGACGCCCTGTTGCTCAGCGATGTCATCCAG AACCTCTCCGTGTGTCCCGAGGAGGAGTCCGTCATCCTCTCAGCCTTCGTCAGCTCCCTCTCGGCTCTTGCTGGCAAGGAAG CTGACGACAAGGAGCAGTTTGATTTCACAGCGCTCCGTCTGGACTGGTTCCGGCTGCAG GCCTACACCAGCGTGGCCAAGGCGTCTCTGCCGCTGGGCTCCAACCCCGACGTGGGTCGTGTCATGAACCTCATCGTCTTCCACACCAAACTGCTGGACTcgctggaggagctgctggccgAGACTTCCGACCTCTCTGACCTCTG TTTCTACCCCCGGCCCGTGGAGAAGATGTTTGTGGCGACGCTGGAGGAGCCCTCGATGCTGCGCTACAGCATCGCCTTCCCGCTGCTCTGCGGCCACTTCTCCCGCTGCCTCCACCCCATGTGTCCCGAGGAG TATCCCCACCTGAAGGCCACGGCGCTGGGGCTGTGCAACAGGTTCCTGGAGGAGATGGCCCGGCAAACCAGCGCCTGCATCATGGACGCCTGCGCTGAGCAGCACAACCTCAGCGAGCAG CTGCTGCCCAAGCACTGCGCCTCCACCATCAGCAAGGCCCGTGGCAAGAAGACCCCAAAGCCACCAGCCAAGAAGGGGGAGCCTGAGCGGGACAAACCAGGGACTGAGAGCCAGAGGAGGGACCGGACCTTGACCACCAA CATGGACAAGCTGCACCTGGTGCTGGCCGAGCTGTCCCTCAGCCTCAACCACGTCCCCAACTTCACCGTCTTCGAGCACACGGTGACACCGGCCGAGTATCTCAGCAGCCACCTGGAGACACGTCTCGCCAA AGCCATCGTGGCCATGGCGGGCTACAGCCAGGCCACGCAGGAGGTGGCCCGTCCCTCGGAGGTGCTGGTGGGGCTGAGCGCCTATGTGACCTTCATCCAGTCGCTGGGACACTTGGTGGCCCTGGACACGGGCCGGCTCATCCGCGGTGTCCTCCTGCAGCAGACGCAGCCGCGCGATGCCGCCGGCGACCAGACCCTCACCACCATCTACACCAACTG GTACCTGGAGGCCCTGCTGCGCCAAGCCAGCACCGGGGCCATCGTCCTGGCCCCTGCCACACAGGCCTTTGTCACGGTGTCACGGGAGGGCGAGCCACCCTTCAGCGCCGACGAGTTCTCCGATGTCACAG AGATGCGGGCGCTGGCCGAGCTCCTGGGGCCCTACGGCATGAAGTTCCTGAGTGACAACCTCATGTGGCATGTGGGCTCCCAGGTCACCGAGCTGAAG CTGGTCAACGAGAACATGGACACGCTGGTGCAGCTGCGCTCCAGCTCCGGCCAGCCCGAGCAgatggcagctctgctgccccgCCTCACCT CGGCTGAAAACGTCCTGAAGCGAATGACGATCATCGGGGAGATCCTGAGCTTCCGCGCCATGGCCCAGCAGGGCCTGCGTGAG GTCTTCTCCCACCACTGTCCCTTCCTGATGGGCCCAATCGAGTGTCTGACGGACGTTGTCACCCCCGACACCGACATCCag GTCACCCTGAGCATCTTCGAGGTGGCCTCGGCCGCAGGGATTCCCTGCGAGGTCGACCCCGCGCTGGTCACCGTCCTCGCTGGCAGCAAGACAG AGGGCTCGTCCCCAGAGGAGGACTACAAGGTGGCCTGTCTGCTCCTGGTCTTCGTGGCCGTGTCCCTGCCCCTGCTGGCCGCCGACCCCGCGTCCCTCTACAACACCGAGCTGGACG gCTACGCCAACAACATCCACTGCCTGGCCAAGGCCATCGTGCACGTCTCAGCTGCGCTCTTCACCGTCCACAACAAGAACATCGAGACCCACCTCAAGGAGTTCCTGGTG ttGGCCTCCGCCAGGCTCCTGCAGCTGGGCCAGGATCCGGACAAGCTCCGCGCCAGGAACCGCGACtccgtgtccctgctgctgcagctg ATGGTGGCCGAGTCGTCGTTCCTGACGCTGGACATGCTGGAGAGCTGCTTCCCATACGTGCTGCTCCGCAACGCCTACCGCGAGGTGTGCCGGGAAAACCTGCTGGCCAGGGCCCCCCCGCACTGA
- the NCKAP1L gene encoding nck-associated protein 1-like isoform X1 — MSLPSIYQNKFAEKLTILNERGRGVLVRIYNIKKSCSDPKTRPPFLSDKAMEPSLKFISKKFPHLDVRSSTQHLGPVHKDRGDIARALGPFYHTFLDVLEFRDHVYELLNTIDANQCYFDININYDFTKGYLDLVVTYVSLVLLLARTEDRRLLIGLYHCAHEMSHGASDPSFARLGQMVLEYDHPLKKLPEEFAPHTKAVTSALLSLHFLFARRNQSAEQWRSDQLLSLLGAAGTMLSPASSDTVACEYLSLEVMERWILLGFLVCPGALASSPQCLELWRLALQGSLYVTLLRDEAIQVHKVTEELLGGLKGYGKRVADLKECKEHAVAHSGSLHRGRRSFLRGALRELAALLEDQPGLLGPKALFVFMALSFCRDELTWLLRHAEHVTKTKTPEDFTDSCVAELLFLTEQLRELVRRRVGVLRRYHVPYLARFDALLLSDVIQNLSVCPEEESVILSAFVSSLSALAGKEADDKEQFDFTALRLDWFRLQAYTSVAKASLPLGSNPDVGRVMNLIVFHTKLLDSLEELLAETSDLSDLCFYPRPVEKMFVATLEEPSMLRYSIAFPLLCGHFSRCLHPMCPEEYPHLKATALGLCNRFLEEMARQTSACIMDACAEQHNLSEQLLPKHCASTISKARGKKTPKPPAKKGEPERDKPGTESQRRDRTLTTNMDKLHLVLAELSLSLNHVPNFTVFEHTVTPAEYLSSHLETRLAKAIVAMAGYSQATQEVARPSEVLVGLSAYVTFIQSLGHLVALDTGRLIRGVLLQQTQPRDAAGDQTLTTIYTNWYLEALLRQASTGAIVLAPATQAFVTVSREGEPPFSADEFSDVTEMRALAELLGPYGMKFLSDNLMWHVGSQVTELKKLVNENMDTLVQLRSSSGQPEQMAALLPRLTSAENVLKRMTIIGEILSFRAMAQQGLREVFSHHCPFLMGPIECLTDVVTPDTDIQVTLSIFEVASAAGIPCEVDPALVTVLAGSKTEGSSPEEDYKVACLLLVFVAVSLPLLAADPASLYNTELDGYANNIHCLAKAIVHVSAALFTVHNKNIETHLKEFLVLASARLLQLGQDPDKLRARNRDSVSLLLQLMVAESSFLTLDMLESCFPYVLLRNAYREVCRENLLARAPPH; from the exons ATGTCGCTGCCCTCCATCTACCAGAACAAGTTTGCCGAGAAGCTGACGATCCTCAATGAGCGGGGACGGGGCGTCCTTGTCCGCATCTACAACATCAAGAAG agctgctcgGACCCCAAGACTCGGCCACCCTTCCTGAGTGACAAGGCCATGGAGCCGTCCCTCAAGTTCATCAGCAAGAAGTTTCCCCACCTGGACGTGCGGAGCAGCACA caacACCTGGGGCCGGTGCACAAGGACAGAGGGGACATCGCCCGGGCGCTGGGACCCTTTTATCACACCTTCCTGGACGTCCTGGAGTTCAGG gACCACGTCTATGAGCTGCTGAACACCATCGATGCCAACCAGTGCTACTTCGACATT aaCATCAACTACGACTTCACCAAGGGCTACCTGGACCTGGTTGTCACCTACgtgtcccttgtcctgctgctggccCGCACCGAGGACCGCCGGCTCCTCATCGGCTTGTACCACTGCGCCCACGAGATGAGCCACGGTGCCAG TGACCCCAGCTTCGCCCGCCTGGGACAGATGGTTCTAGAGTACGATCACCCCCTCAAGAAGCTGCCAGAGGAATTTGCGCCACACACCAAG gCTGTCACCAGtgccctcctgtccctgcatttCCTCTTTGCACGGCGGAACCAGAGCGCGGAGCAATGGCGCAGCGACCAGCTGCTCAGCCTGCTCGGTGCCGCCGGCACCATGCTCAGCCCCGCCAGCTCCGACACC gtggcCTGTGAGTACCTGTCGCTGGAGGTGATGGAGCGTTGGATCCTCT TGGGGTTCCTGGTGTGCCCCGGGGCGCTGGCCTCGTCCCCGCAGTGCCTGGAGCTGTGGCGGCTGGCGCTGCAGGGCTCGCTCTATGTCACCCTGCTCCGCGACGAGGCCATCCAGGTCCATAAGGTCACCGAGGAGCTGCTTGGTGGCCTCAAAGG GTATGGGAAGCGGGTGGCCGATCTCAAGGAGTGCAAGGAACACGCCGTGGCTCACAG CGGGTCCCTGCACCGGGGCCGGCGCTCGTTCCTGCGGGGGGCCCTGCGGGAGCTGGCGGCTCTGCTGGAGGATCAGCCCGGGCTGCTGGGGCCCAAG GCGCTCTTTGTCTTCATGGCACTTTCCTTCTGCCGCGACGAGCTCACCTGGCTGCTGCGCCACGCCGAGCACGTCACCAAGACCAAAACACCCGAGGACTTCACCGACAG CTGCGTGGCCGAGCTCCTCTTCCTCACGGAGCAGCTGCGGGAGCTGGTGCGGCGGCGGGTTGGGGTCCTGCGGCGATACCACGTCCCCTACCTGGCTCGTTTCGACGCCCTGTTGCTCAGCGATGTCATCCAG AACCTCTCCGTGTGTCCCGAGGAGGAGTCCGTCATCCTCTCAGCCTTCGTCAGCTCCCTCTCGGCTCTTGCTGGCAAGGAAG CTGACGACAAGGAGCAGTTTGATTTCACAGCGCTCCGTCTGGACTGGTTCCGGCTGCAG GCCTACACCAGCGTGGCCAAGGCGTCTCTGCCGCTGGGCTCCAACCCCGACGTGGGTCGTGTCATGAACCTCATCGTCTTCCACACCAAACTGCTGGACTcgctggaggagctgctggccgAGACTTCCGACCTCTCTGACCTCTG TTTCTACCCCCGGCCCGTGGAGAAGATGTTTGTGGCGACGCTGGAGGAGCCCTCGATGCTGCGCTACAGCATCGCCTTCCCGCTGCTCTGCGGCCACTTCTCCCGCTGCCTCCACCCCATGTGTCCCGAGGAG TATCCCCACCTGAAGGCCACGGCGCTGGGGCTGTGCAACAGGTTCCTGGAGGAGATGGCCCGGCAAACCAGCGCCTGCATCATGGACGCCTGCGCTGAGCAGCACAACCTCAGCGAGCAG CTGCTGCCCAAGCACTGCGCCTCCACCATCAGCAAGGCCCGTGGCAAGAAGACCCCAAAGCCACCAGCCAAGAAGGGGGAGCCTGAGCGGGACAAACCAGGGACTGAGAGCCAGAGGAGGGACCGGACCTTGACCACCAA CATGGACAAGCTGCACCTGGTGCTGGCCGAGCTGTCCCTCAGCCTCAACCACGTCCCCAACTTCACCGTCTTCGAGCACACGGTGACACCGGCCGAGTATCTCAGCAGCCACCTGGAGACACGTCTCGCCAA AGCCATCGTGGCCATGGCGGGCTACAGCCAGGCCACGCAGGAGGTGGCCCGTCCCTCGGAGGTGCTGGTGGGGCTGAGCGCCTATGTGACCTTCATCCAGTCGCTGGGACACTTGGTGGCCCTGGACACGGGCCGGCTCATCCGCGGTGTCCTCCTGCAGCAGACGCAGCCGCGCGATGCCGCCGGCGACCAGACCCTCACCACCATCTACACCAACTG GTACCTGGAGGCCCTGCTGCGCCAAGCCAGCACCGGGGCCATCGTCCTGGCCCCTGCCACACAGGCCTTTGTCACGGTGTCACGGGAGGGCGAGCCACCCTTCAGCGCCGACGAGTTCTCCGATGTCACAG AGATGCGGGCGCTGGCCGAGCTCCTGGGGCCCTACGGCATGAAGTTCCTGAGTGACAACCTCATGTGGCATGTGGGCTCCCAGGTCACCGAGCTGAAG aAGCTGGTCAACGAGAACATGGACACGCTGGTGCAGCTGCGCTCCAGCTCCGGCCAGCCCGAGCAgatggcagctctgctgccccgCCTCACCT CGGCTGAAAACGTCCTGAAGCGAATGACGATCATCGGGGAGATCCTGAGCTTCCGCGCCATGGCCCAGCAGGGCCTGCGTGAG GTCTTCTCCCACCACTGTCCCTTCCTGATGGGCCCAATCGAGTGTCTGACGGACGTTGTCACCCCCGACACCGACATCCag GTCACCCTGAGCATCTTCGAGGTGGCCTCGGCCGCAGGGATTCCCTGCGAGGTCGACCCCGCGCTGGTCACCGTCCTCGCTGGCAGCAAGACAG AGGGCTCGTCCCCAGAGGAGGACTACAAGGTGGCCTGTCTGCTCCTGGTCTTCGTGGCCGTGTCCCTGCCCCTGCTGGCCGCCGACCCCGCGTCCCTCTACAACACCGAGCTGGACG gCTACGCCAACAACATCCACTGCCTGGCCAAGGCCATCGTGCACGTCTCAGCTGCGCTCTTCACCGTCCACAACAAGAACATCGAGACCCACCTCAAGGAGTTCCTGGTG ttGGCCTCCGCCAGGCTCCTGCAGCTGGGCCAGGATCCGGACAAGCTCCGCGCCAGGAACCGCGACtccgtgtccctgctgctgcagctg ATGGTGGCCGAGTCGTCGTTCCTGACGCTGGACATGCTGGAGAGCTGCTTCCCATACGTGCTGCTCCGCAACGCCTACCGCGAGGTGTGCCGGGAAAACCTGCTGGCCAGGGCCCCCCCGCACTGA